The proteins below are encoded in one region of Thermococcus sp. 21S7:
- the rlmD gene encoding 23S rRNA (uracil(1939)-C(5))-methyltransferase RlmD → MPPKGEIKALSGDGLGMLKAGDGIIHVPFTYPGDVVSVGRTRRRFGRRMAADFELIEPSRLRGSARCLHFGKCGGCLWQGLKYKEQLRLKSKLFERITGISAPVKGSPQIWNFRNVSNFIVTTGGIGLKEYGNPLGVVNLSECRTFSKRTPEYLHALRAFLSETGLEPWDLKRKAGEIHYLQVREGKFTGEVMVNLIAHTKPLEEVAEAFRDYFSFADSLYWSLKTEGRDDPRGEPELLGGEPFIRERIEDVTYLIHPNSFFQTNSYALGLLLRAVEGFTNGEKVLDLYSGVGTFGVWLAKRGFAVEGVELNPFAVEVARKNVELNVVNARFRVGRAEETPIGDYDTAIVDPPRKGLREAAELLVKSGVERVVYVSCNPKAFRLDYENHLKKAYRIEDAILIDMFPHTPHVEAVVELRRKI, encoded by the coding sequence ATGCCCCCAAAGGGAGAGATAAAAGCCCTCAGCGGCGACGGTCTCGGCATGCTGAAAGCAGGCGATGGAATCATTCACGTGCCCTTCACCTATCCCGGCGACGTGGTGAGTGTGGGGAGAACCAGGAGACGCTTTGGCAGAAGGATGGCCGCAGACTTTGAGCTCATCGAGCCCTCGCGGCTCAGGGGGAGCGCGAGATGCCTCCATTTCGGCAAATGCGGCGGCTGTCTCTGGCAGGGGTTGAAGTACAAGGAGCAGTTGAGGCTTAAATCCAAACTCTTCGAGCGGATAACCGGGATAAGCGCACCGGTTAAAGGGTCGCCCCAAATCTGGAACTTCAGGAACGTGAGCAACTTCATCGTGACCACCGGGGGAATAGGACTCAAGGAATACGGGAATCCCCTCGGCGTTGTGAACCTTTCCGAGTGCCGCACCTTTTCTAAGAGGACTCCCGAATATCTGCACGCCCTTCGGGCTTTTTTGAGCGAGACTGGCCTTGAGCCATGGGATTTGAAGAGAAAAGCCGGAGAGATTCACTACCTCCAGGTTAGGGAGGGCAAGTTCACGGGAGAGGTCATGGTGAACCTCATAGCCCATACGAAACCATTGGAAGAAGTTGCCGAGGCATTCAGGGACTACTTCTCCTTTGCGGATTCCCTTTACTGGAGCCTCAAGACGGAGGGGAGGGACGACCCGAGGGGAGAGCCCGAGCTTCTCGGTGGAGAACCCTTCATACGCGAGAGGATTGAGGACGTGACTTACCTCATTCACCCCAACAGCTTCTTCCAGACCAACAGCTACGCCCTGGGGCTTCTCCTCAGGGCCGTTGAAGGCTTCACCAATGGTGAGAAAGTCCTCGACCTCTACTCCGGCGTCGGAACCTTCGGCGTCTGGCTGGCGAAGAGGGGCTTTGCCGTTGAAGGGGTCGAGCTGAACCCCTTCGCTGTGGAGGTGGCGAGGAAAAATGTCGAACTAAATGTGGTGAACGCCCGGTTCCGCGTTGGCCGGGCAGAGGAGACGCCAATCGGTGACTACGACACCGCCATAGTCGACCCACCGAGAAAAGGATTGAGGGAAGCGGCCGAGTTACTGGTGAAAAGCGGCGTTGAGAGAGTCGTTTACGTCTCCTGCAATCCAAAGGCGTTCAGATTAGACTACGAGAACCACCTGAAGAAGGCTTACAGGATTGAGGACGCCATTCTAATCGACATGTTCCCGCACACGCCACATGTTGAGGCGGTTGTGGAGCTGAGGCGTAAGATTTAA
- the gyaR gene encoding glyoxylate reductase, producing the protein MMPKVFITRAIPENGIEMLREHFEVEVWEDEHEIPREVLLEKVRDVDALVTMLSEKIDAEVFDSAPRLRIVANYAVGYDNIDVEEATRRGIYVTNTPDVLTNATADFAWTLLLAAARRLIEADRFIRSGEWKKRGIAWHPRMLLGHDVYGKTIGVVGFGRIGQAIARRARGFGMRILYNSRTRKPEVEKELGAEFKPLDELLRESDFVVLAVPLTKETHRMIGERELKLMKKTAILVNIARGKVVDTEALVRALKEGWIAGAGLDVYEEEPYYHEELFSLDNVVLAPHIGSATHGAREGMAELVAGNLIAFKNGEVPPTLVNREVLDVRKPGFE; encoded by the coding sequence GTGATGCCGAAGGTTTTCATCACCCGTGCGATTCCCGAAAACGGCATCGAGATGCTGAGGGAGCACTTTGAGGTCGAGGTCTGGGAGGACGAGCACGAGATTCCGAGGGAAGTCCTGCTAGAAAAGGTTCGGGACGTCGATGCCCTCGTTACCATGCTGAGCGAGAAGATAGACGCCGAAGTCTTTGACAGCGCTCCCCGACTGAGGATAGTGGCGAACTACGCGGTCGGTTACGACAACATAGACGTTGAGGAGGCAACGAGGAGGGGAATCTACGTCACCAACACCCCCGACGTCCTCACCAACGCCACCGCCGACTTCGCCTGGACGCTTCTGCTCGCCGCCGCAAGGAGGCTCATAGAGGCGGACAGGTTTATCCGCTCAGGCGAATGGAAAAAGCGCGGTATAGCCTGGCACCCGAGGATGCTGCTGGGCCACGACGTTTACGGAAAGACCATCGGCGTGGTCGGCTTCGGGAGAATCGGCCAGGCTATAGCGAGGCGCGCAAGGGGCTTCGGGATGAGGATACTCTACAACTCGCGCACGAGGAAGCCTGAAGTCGAGAAAGAGCTTGGCGCCGAGTTCAAGCCGTTGGACGAGCTCCTGCGCGAGAGCGACTTCGTGGTTCTGGCAGTCCCGCTGACGAAGGAGACCCACCGCATGATAGGCGAACGGGAGCTTAAGCTAATGAAGAAAACGGCGATACTCGTAAACATAGCGAGGGGCAAGGTCGTCGATACGGAGGCGCTCGTCAGGGCACTCAAGGAAGGCTGGATCGCCGGTGCAGGCTTGGACGTCTACGAGGAGGAGCCGTACTACCACGAGGAGCTCTTCAGCCTCGACAACGTGGTTCTGGCACCTCACATAGGCAGCGCCACCCACGGCGCGAGGGAGGGCATGGCCGAACTCGTGGCCGGGAACCTGATAGCCTTCAAAAACGGTGAGGTTCCGCCCACGCTGGTCAACCGGGAGGTGCTGGACGTCCGGAAGCCGGGGTTTGAGTGA